ATCATGATCGACGGCGAAGGGGACCTCGGCAATAGCGACGACGCCAAACGGACCGCAGCGATCGAAAAGCACTACAAGTGGGTCGAAGCGGCCAAGTTCATGGGCTGTCACTCGATTCGCGTGAACGCGCGGACCAACGCCAAGTACGAAGAAGGGATGAAACTGGCGGCCGACGGACTTCGCCGTCTCAGCGAATTCGCCCAGCCGCATGGGATCAACGTCATCGTCGAAAACCATGGCGGCCTATCTTCGAACGGCGAGTGGCTCGCCGGCGTGATGAAGACGGTTGACCTGCCGAACTGCGGCACGCTGCCTGACTTCGGCAACTTCCACGAATATGACCGCTACAAAGGGGTCGAAGAAACGATGCCGTTCGCCAAAGCGGTCAGCGCCAAGAGCCACGACTTCGATTCGGAAGGGAACGAAACCCACACCGACTACTTCAAGATGATGGATATCGTCGTCAAGAAGTTCGGCTATCACGGCTACGTCGGCGTCGAATACGAAGGCAACAAACTGCCGGAAGTCGAAGGGATCATCGCGACCCGCAAACTTCTGGAACGTTGCGCCGAGAAGCTCGGCTAACCGAACTTTGCTAGCACCTGAAATCGAGCGACTGATTCTCGCGTAAAACATCTCAGCCCGCCCAAGCCACCACTTGGGCGGGCTTTTTGCTGCGCTGAACCGCCGGACGGGAAACTTTTTGAACTATTTTGGACAAAATTGGAGGTCGAAACCGGGACAGTACCCTCAATCAGAAAAGGAGGACTGCTTAAAAGTTGTGCAACTCAACCCGTGCCTAAAAAACAGGCGCGACTGCCGCCAAAACATGCAAGCTTTGCTATCAGCTGTAAGTGCTTGCACTGCAATCACTTCGATGCTGGTCTTGACTCGATGGCAAGGATTCTGGGATACCCTTTACCGTTGCGTTCACGGTGAAGGACTGAACGCCAATTTCCAATCGAAAGGAAGGAGCCCGATATGCCCGATTTCCACCAACACGGCGGAGCTTACGCCAACCCGAGCCAACCGCAGACCGGCTATCCCCAAAACAATCCGTATGCCGCTGCGGCCCCGCAGCGACTAACGTCATCGTCGCAGCCGAGCCCGTTGTCGTCGTCGCCGCTGGCGTCGAACCCGACTCCCCCGATGAACCCGACCCATGCTGGCCCGGCCGCCCCGACAGCAACGATGGCGCCGCAAGCGTCAGTCGCCGAGAAGAAGCAGGAAGCGCTGCGAGTCGCTCGCGATTTGTTTCGCCAGTCGCCCGACTGGGTCACCTTCTTCCGCGAGATCCTCGGAGTCGAAGGGGTCGTTCGTCGCCTGTTCAACGTGCCGGAACAACTGAACGACTTCGAGCATTGCGAAGAGTACGGCGAAATCCAACTGATGATCGCCAAGCTGCGCGAACGAACCAGCGTTCAGGCCGAATCGAAAGAGCCGACCCGCGTGATCACGGTTCGTCTGCCGAAAAGCTTGCACGAGTCGCTACGCGTCGAAGCCCACACGCGTCGCACCAGCATGAACAAGCTTTGCATTTCCAAATTGCTTCAGGTCGTCGATGACTCGATGATTCCGAACGACTAACCCACCGCCAGGCCTTCCAAAAGTGACTCGATTACGCCACGGGCGGCGAACTTTGGCACGGACGCCAATTCGAGATTAACTTGCGGAAGCCCTGACAGACTCGCTCCTTTCGGGAAATACTCGCGTCTGCGGCTGACACGTCGGTCCGCCGCGGCGCGATTTCCTGAGGCGAAAGCCGAACAAAAAAAGAATTGACTTTCGCCCTGCTCCGCGATAACCAAAAGGGATAGACCCTTGTCCCCATCGTGGGAGAAATTCAGATGGCGAAACAAGATGCGGCGGTGGCTGACGCCCCCGCGACTCAATCCGACACCAAGACCGACACACGCAACAAGACGAAGCGCCAGCCGCCGTACGTCGTGATCTTGCACAACGACGACATCAACACTTTTGACTTTGTCATCGAGACGCTGCGCAAGGTGTTTGGCTATGAGCTGGAAAAATGCCTCCAGCTGACGATCAACGTCCACAAGCAAGGTCGCAGCGCGATCTGGAGCGGCGCCCTGGAAGTCGCCGAGCTGAAGGTCGACCAAATTCGCTCGCGCGGCGCCGATCCGCAAATGAAGAGCAAAGGGGCGCTCCCGCTGAGAGTGACCCTCGAACCGTTGCCCCAATAGACAGCCCGCTGCAAGCCGCCGCCGCCCAAATCCCTTCGCAGCCCATCCTCTTCGTAGCCGAATCACGAGTTTTGAGGC
The nucleotide sequence above comes from Blastopirellula sp. J2-11. Encoded proteins:
- a CDS encoding sugar phosphate isomerase/epimerase family protein — its product is MTRIDRRSFLQFSAAAAGAFALPTSSLLAADAKAPFKISLAQWSLHKALKGGKLDNLDFAKVAKEECGIEAIEYVNQFFADKAKDKKYLGEMISRSDDQGVKRLLIMIDGEGDLGNSDDAKRTAAIEKHYKWVEAAKFMGCHSIRVNARTNAKYEEGMKLAADGLRRLSEFAQPHGINVIVENHGGLSSNGEWLAGVMKTVDLPNCGTLPDFGNFHEYDRYKGVEETMPFAKAVSAKSHDFDSEGNETHTDYFKMMDIVVKKFGYHGYVGVEYEGNKLPEVEGIIATRKLLERCAEKLG
- a CDS encoding ATP-dependent Clp protease adaptor ClpS is translated as MAKQDAAVADAPATQSDTKTDTRNKTKRQPPYVVILHNDDINTFDFVIETLRKVFGYELEKCLQLTINVHKQGRSAIWSGALEVAELKVDQIRSRGADPQMKSKGALPLRVTLEPLPQ